In Candidatus Desulfofervidus auxilii, one genomic interval encodes:
- a CDS encoding DUF2304 domain-containing protein, with protein sequence MSYRTVLVLIGICVFIAVISLVRKARLQEKHAIWWIFIALAVLVCSFFPSIIDCIGRYLGIHYPPIFLLVIAACLILIKLLSLNISISENEVKIKELAQRLAIMEKKLTDIKKDEDTSLK encoded by the coding sequence ATGTCTTACAGAACTGTTTTGGTTTTGATAGGTATCTGTGTTTTTATTGCAGTTATATCCCTAGTCAGGAAGGCAAGACTCCAAGAAAAACATGCAATATGGTGGATTTTCATAGCCTTGGCGGTATTAGTCTGTAGTTTTTTCCCCTCTATTATAGACTGCATAGGAAGATATCTAGGAATTCACTATCCTCCTATTTTTCTACTTGTTATTGCCGCCTGTCTTATCCTTATTAAACTTCTCTCACTAAATATCTCTATTTCTGAAAATGAGGTCAAAATTAAAGAGTTAGCCCAACGACTGGCCATTATGGAAAAAAAGCTTACTGATATCAAAAAAGATGAAGATACTTCACTTAAGTAA
- a CDS encoding glycosyltransferase: MKILHLSKFFYPYLGGIENFILDLAKSLKEFPLKLTILAHQHKSLSTTRNEFIENIKVIRAGIISNILYTPLSPSFIYNFLKLNSKFDIIHIHMPNPSAILAVMMAKPKAKVLIHWHADVVASEIDKKIKVFFPFYKPLQGFLIKRADKIIVTSEQYLKHSQPLSPLGKKCRVIPLGLDPSRLKSDKERVNKIKKNFGGEIVFSLGRLSYYKGFSYLIKAMKYVDAVLILGGEGKQKDKLKKLIESEGLKNKIFLVGKIDEKDLGSYYEACTLFCLPSIEKTEAFGIVLLEAMRFKRPLVTTNIDGSGISWVNQDGVTGITVAPKDSSALAKAINTIISNPYLAKKMGENAYKRFEQNFHINIIAEKIYSQYSELLD; encoded by the coding sequence ATGAAGATACTTCACTTAAGTAAGTTCTTTTATCCTTATCTTGGAGGAATAGAAAATTTTATCTTAGATTTGGCCAAAAGTTTAAAGGAATTTCCCCTAAAACTGACAATTTTAGCCCATCAACATAAATCTCTTTCAACTACCAGGAATGAATTTATTGAAAATATTAAGGTAATAAGGGCAGGGATCATATCTAATATATTATATACCCCCTTAAGCCCATCATTTATTTATAATTTTTTAAAGTTAAACTCCAAGTTTGATATAATCCACATTCATATGCCCAATCCTAGTGCCATTTTGGCAGTAATGATGGCCAAACCCAAGGCCAAAGTTTTAATTCACTGGCATGCAGATGTGGTGGCCTCAGAGATAGATAAAAAGATAAAGGTGTTTTTTCCTTTTTATAAGCCATTGCAAGGGTTTCTTATCAAACGGGCAGATAAGATTATTGTAACTTCAGAACAATATTTAAAGCACTCCCAACCTCTATCCCCACTAGGGAAAAAATGTAGGGTTATCCCCTTGGGCTTGGATCCCTCTCGCTTGAAAAGTGATAAAGAAAGAGTGAATAAGATTAAAAAAAATTTTGGGGGAGAAATCGTTTTCTCTTTGGGGAGACTTTCTTACTACAAAGGGTTTAGTTATTTAATCAAGGCAATGAAATATGTGGATGCAGTGCTTATCTTAGGAGGAGAAGGCAAACAGAAGGATAAATTAAAAAAACTTATAGAGAGTGAGGGACTTAAAAATAAAATTTTTTTGGTAGGGAAAATCGATGAAAAGGATTTAGGTAGTTACTATGAAGCCTGCACCCTATTTTGTTTGCCTTCTATAGAAAAAACTGAGGCATTTGGCATAGTTTTACTGGAAGCCATGCGATTTAAAAGACCTTTAGTAACCACAAACATAGATGGTTCAGGTATTAGCTGGGTAAACCAAGATGGAGTAACAGGTATTACTGTAGCCCCAAAAGATTCTTCAGCCTTAGCAAAGGCCATAAATACCATTATTTCCAATCCATATCTAGCAAAAAAAATGGGGGAAAATGCCTATAAAAGATTTGAACAAAACTTTCATATCAATATCATTGCAGAAAAGATTTATTCTCAATATAGTGAACTGCTAGATTGA
- a CDS encoding STT3 domain-containing protein encodes MKKENIKTGFKFAGIFLVIFLALGIRFKDGPQWQKYKNFFFYQNHPNLLGLDSYYYLRLAKELKTGTYKPIDEKRCLPELAHRPKPPPLISVLTAGLAHFFPLPWVAFFLSSLLSCIIIIPYFLWGRQLGNYLTGFMAASLGVSSFFYYYRTQLGWFDTDCLNVFFILIIPYFFYCYYENVNKKRYLYLFLTLIFSMLFCWWWMPAKYIIVFLLGLPFLASVFFYKQKKSTIYLKIIFVCVLSFIFLLKYHQGLSNLFKFIAKEPQGAFPNIAASISELRQPTWSKLGKLITGNLFGFFVGIIGILSLWRFRPRQMSFLVVPLGIGLLCFFSKRFCLFFIPFISLGIAYICWSLGKEIKERGNTFFSYIFMAFLFLLVLFSNLKADFSYKPYPKYPSFMAQGLSKIKHTASKDAAIWCWWDIGYLSQYWSNRGTFIDGGGQKPQRTYFTAFPLTTTNQRLASQWIKFFLIQGETGFNRLKKKFGTKKAINILKTVLSVSKEQARSYLEKYNLGQSWLNFFFPQKNREVYLVLDRSLIDKAYWWYYFGTWDIKTRKGDHACIQKIPQAQFKGPFLMGKECKINLITGMGKWQEHSFNLKALVIINLKKKIIQKRSYGHTQGFILEIAQPYNEAFLVTERFYHSLFNRLFILNLPSAHFVNIYNALHAFQVWKVRF; translated from the coding sequence ATGAAAAAAGAAAACATCAAAACAGGTTTTAAATTTGCCGGCATATTCTTGGTAATATTTCTGGCTTTGGGTATTCGGTTTAAAGACGGGCCTCAATGGCAAAAATATAAGAATTTCTTCTTTTATCAAAATCATCCTAATTTATTGGGGCTTGATTCTTATTATTATCTTCGTTTGGCAAAGGAGCTAAAAACAGGCACATATAAACCCATTGATGAAAAAAGGTGTTTGCCTGAACTGGCACATCGTCCTAAACCACCTCCTTTAATCAGTGTCCTTACTGCTGGCCTGGCTCACTTTTTCCCCTTGCCTTGGGTGGCCTTTTTTCTTTCATCTCTTTTAAGCTGTATTATTATCATACCCTATTTTTTATGGGGAAGACAGCTAGGTAATTATCTAACCGGTTTTATGGCAGCCTCCTTAGGTGTAAGCAGTTTTTTTTATTATTACCGCACTCAGTTAGGCTGGTTTGATACCGACTGTCTGAATGTATTTTTTATCCTTATTATTCCTTATTTTTTTTATTGTTATTATGAAAATGTAAATAAAAAGAGGTATCTCTATCTCTTTCTCACTTTAATTTTTAGTATGCTTTTCTGTTGGTGGTGGATGCCAGCTAAATATATTATAGTCTTTCTTTTAGGATTACCCTTTTTAGCTTCGGTTTTCTTTTATAAACAGAAAAAAAGCACCATTTATCTTAAAATAATCTTTGTTTGTGTTTTATCCTTTATTTTTCTCTTAAAATATCACCAGGGGCTTTCTAATTTATTCAAATTTATTGCCAAAGAACCCCAAGGCGCATTCCCCAATATAGCTGCTTCTATCTCAGAATTAAGGCAGCCAACCTGGTCTAAACTGGGAAAATTGATTACTGGCAATCTTTTTGGTTTTTTTGTGGGCATTATAGGCATCCTTTCTTTATGGCGTTTTCGCCCAAGGCAGATGAGCTTTTTGGTTGTGCCCTTGGGTATAGGTCTGCTTTGTTTTTTTTCCAAGCGATTTTGCCTGTTTTTTATCCCATTTATCTCTCTAGGAATTGCTTATATTTGCTGGTCTTTAGGAAAGGAAATTAAAGAAAGAGGCAATACCTTTTTTTCCTATATTTTTATGGCCTTTCTATTTTTATTGGTTCTCTTTTCTAATCTCAAGGCGGATTTTTCTTATAAACCATATCCCAAGTATCCTTCCTTTATGGCTCAAGGTCTCAGTAAAATTAAACATACTGCTTCAAAAGATGCTGCTATCTGGTGTTGGTGGGATATTGGCTATTTAAGTCAATACTGGTCAAATCGAGGCACATTTATTGATGGAGGTGGCCAGAAACCTCAAAGGACTTATTTTACCGCCTTTCCTCTTACTACTACTAACCAAAGATTAGCCAGTCAATGGATAAAATTTTTTCTCATTCAGGGAGAAACGGGTTTTAATCGGTTAAAGAAAAAGTTTGGCACCAAGAAGGCCATAAATATATTAAAAACTGTGCTTTCTGTGTCTAAAGAACAAGCAAGGAGTTATTTAGAAAAATATAATTTAGGCCAATCCTGGCTCAATTTTTTCTTCCCCCAAAAAAATAGGGAAGTTTATCTTGTCCTTGACCGTAGTTTAATAGATAAGGCCTATTGGTGGTATTATTTTGGCACCTGGGATATAAAGACTAGAAAAGGGGACCATGCTTGTATACAAAAAATTCCTCAGGCACAATTTAAAGGTCCTTTTCTTATGGGCAAGGAGTGTAAAATCAACCTGATTACTGGCATGGGTAAATGGCAGGAACATAGTTTTAACCTTAAGGCCCTGGTGATCATAAATTTAAAGAAGAAAATAATTCAAAAACGCTCTTATGGCCATACTCAAGGATTTATTTTAGAAATTGCTCAGCCGTATAATGAAGCATTTTTGGTTACAGAAAGATTTTATCACTCTTTGTTTAATCGCCTGTTTATCCTCAATCTGCCCTCAGCGCATTTTGTCAATATATATAATGCCCTTCATGCCTTTCAGGTATGGAAGGTGAGGTTTTGA
- a CDS encoding transposase, with protein RFKNERQLAIYCGVACIDDESGKHKRTRVVYKANKICKATMIEIAGCTIRYVSESATYYAKKRTEGKEHNHALRCLARQLIKVIFKMLKEDRDYILKEEMEKAA; from the coding sequence AGATTTAAAAACGAGAGGCAACTTGCGATCTATTGTGGTGTAGCCTGTATAGATGATGAGTCTGGTAAACACAAAAGGACAAGAGTTGTATATAAGGCTAATAAGATATGTAAAGCAACTATGATTGAAATTGCGGGCTGCACAATTCGGTATGTTTCAGAATCCGCTACTTACTATGCTAAAAAACGGACTGAAGGGAAAGAGCATAACCATGCCTTGCGCTGCCTTGCTAGACAATTGATAAAAGTTATTTTTAAGATGTTAAAAGAAGATCGAGACTATATCTTAAAGGAGGAAATGGAGAAGGCTGCTTAA